The following are encoded together in the Pseudomonas xantholysinigenes genome:
- the moaA gene encoding GTP 3',8-cyclase MoaA produces MEKNPQALIDGFNRKVDYLRMSVTDRCDFRCVYCMAEDMQFLPRQQILSLEELYQVAERFVALGTRKIRLTGGEPLVRQGIVELCGRIAALPGLRELCLTSNGSQLGRLAQPLFDAGVSRLNISLDSLDRERFRALTRTGDLDQVIAGIDAARAAGFRRTKLNAVVLKGRNDHEIVDLVRFAIDRELDISFIEEMPLGVISEHERGESFCSSDDVRARLAEHFTLIESAESSQGPARYWRLAEAPNTRVGFISPHSHNFCATCNRVRLTVEGRLLLCLGNEHSVDLKQILRQHPGDRERLEQAIRDAMQLKPYRHHFEVGGEVQILRFMNMTGG; encoded by the coding sequence GTGGAAAAGAACCCCCAGGCCCTGATCGACGGTTTCAACCGCAAAGTCGACTACCTGCGGATGTCGGTCACCGATCGTTGCGACTTCCGCTGCGTCTATTGCATGGCCGAAGACATGCAGTTCCTGCCGCGCCAGCAGATTCTCAGCCTCGAGGAGCTGTACCAGGTTGCCGAGCGCTTCGTCGCCCTGGGCACCCGCAAGATCCGCCTGACCGGCGGCGAACCGCTGGTGCGCCAAGGTATCGTCGAACTGTGCGGGCGCATCGCCGCCCTGCCCGGCCTGCGCGAACTGTGCCTGACCAGCAATGGCTCGCAGCTGGGTCGCCTGGCCCAGCCACTGTTCGACGCCGGCGTGTCGCGCCTGAACATCAGCCTCGACAGCCTCGACCGCGAGCGCTTCCGTGCCCTGACCCGCACCGGCGACCTCGACCAGGTGATTGCCGGCATCGACGCCGCGCGCGCTGCGGGTTTCCGTCGCACCAAACTCAACGCCGTGGTGCTCAAGGGCCGCAACGATCACGAGATCGTCGACCTGGTGCGCTTCGCCATCGACCGCGAACTGGACATTTCCTTCATCGAGGAAATGCCCTTGGGCGTGATCAGCGAGCACGAGCGCGGCGAGTCGTTCTGCTCCAGCGATGATGTGCGCGCGCGCCTGGCCGAGCACTTCACCCTGATCGAGTCGGCCGAGTCATCCCAAGGCCCGGCACGCTACTGGCGCCTGGCCGAGGCGCCGAACACCCGGGTCGGGTTCATTTCGCCCCACAGCCATAACTTCTGCGCCACCTGCAACCGCGTGCGCCTGACCGTCGAAGGCCGCCTGCTGCTGTGCCTGGGCAACGAGCACTCGGTGGACCTCAAGCAGATCCTGCGCCAGCATCCCGGCGACCGCGAGCGCCTGGAGCAGGCGATCCGCGACGCCATGCAGCTCAAGCCCTACCGCCATCATTTCGAGGTCGGCGGCGAGGTGCAGATCCTGCGCTTCATGAACATGACCGGCGGCTGA
- a CDS encoding bestrophin family protein codes for MLRVLFTLKGSIVQRIALRCLGVTLLAALIVLIERHYPALFYPVSATPFTLLGLSLSIFMNFRNNACYDRWWEGRKAWGRMIIEVRSFIRESVAIDDQQLRAQMLRGLCGFAHALNARLRNEDERPLARTWLAADAPITAHNVCDGILRDIGGQCSRLAKDGAISEFRYTVLEQRLTGLSDVQATCERIKGTPLPFPYTLLLHRTIYIFCLLLPFALAEPLGWLAPLFTTIVSYTFFGLDAIGNELEDPFGRDENDLPTDALVRTIERDVLAALGHEPLPPALEPVDHVLS; via the coding sequence ATGCTGCGCGTGCTGTTCACCCTCAAGGGCTCGATCGTCCAGCGCATCGCCTTGCGCTGCCTGGGCGTGACCCTGCTGGCGGCATTGATCGTGCTGATCGAGCGGCACTACCCGGCGCTGTTCTACCCGGTCAGCGCCACGCCGTTCACCCTGCTCGGCCTGTCGCTGTCGATCTTCATGAACTTTCGCAACAACGCCTGTTACGACCGCTGGTGGGAAGGGCGCAAGGCCTGGGGGCGGATGATCATCGAGGTGCGCTCGTTCATCCGGGAAAGCGTGGCAATCGACGATCAGCAACTGCGCGCGCAGATGCTGCGCGGCCTGTGCGGCTTCGCCCACGCCCTCAACGCCCGCTTGCGCAACGAAGACGAACGGCCCCTGGCCCGCACCTGGCTGGCCGCGGACGCGCCGATCACCGCGCACAACGTGTGCGACGGTATCCTGCGCGATATCGGCGGGCAGTGCTCACGGCTGGCCAAAGACGGCGCGATCAGCGAGTTTCGCTACACCGTGCTGGAACAGCGCCTGACCGGGCTGTCGGATGTGCAAGCCACCTGCGAGCGGATCAAGGGCACGCCCCTGCCCTTCCCCTATACCCTGCTGCTGCACCGCACCATCTACATCTTCTGCCTGCTGCTGCCGTTCGCCCTGGCCGAACCCCTGGGCTGGCTGGCGCCGCTGTTCACCACCATCGTCAGCTACACGTTCTTCGGCCTCGATGCCATTGGCAACGAGCTGGAAGACCCGTTCGGACGCGATGAGAACGACCTGCCGACCGATGCACTGGTGCGCACCATCGAACGCGATGTGCTGGCGGCACTGGGGCACGAGCCGCTACCACCGGCGCTGGAGCCGGTGGATCATGTGCTGAGCTGA
- the moaB gene encoding molybdenum cofactor biosynthesis protein B — MSVKPDAVFVPLNIAVLTVSDTRTFDNDTSGELLASRAVGVGHRLVARELLKDDLYKIRAQVATWIADEQVQVVLITGGTGFTGRDSTPEAVGCLLDKHIDGFGELFRALSILDIGTSTVQSRALAGMANGTLVCCLPGSTGACRTAWEGILAEQLDARHRPCNFVAHLKPIGPCESRG, encoded by the coding sequence ATGAGCGTGAAACCCGATGCGGTGTTCGTGCCGCTGAACATCGCCGTGCTGACCGTCAGCGATACCCGTACCTTCGACAACGACACCTCCGGCGAACTGCTGGCCAGCCGCGCGGTGGGCGTCGGGCATCGCCTGGTGGCGCGCGAGCTGCTCAAGGACGACCTGTACAAGATCCGCGCCCAGGTCGCCACCTGGATCGCCGACGAGCAGGTGCAAGTGGTGCTGATCACCGGCGGCACCGGCTTCACCGGGCGCGACAGCACGCCGGAAGCGGTGGGCTGCCTGTTGGACAAGCACATCGATGGATTTGGCGAATTGTTCCGCGCCCTGTCGATTCTCGATATCGGTACCTCCACGGTGCAGAGCCGGGCACTGGCTGGCATGGCCAACGGTACCCTGGTGTGCTGCCTGCCGGGCTCGACCGGCGCCTGCCGCACGGCCTGGGAGGGGATCCTTGCCGAGCAACTGGACGCGCGGCACCGGCCGTGCAACTTCGTTGCCCACCTCAAGCCGATCGGGCCATGTGAAAGCCGAGGTTAG
- a CDS encoding LysR family transcriptional regulator, translating to MDIKQLKFLIALDQTRHFGQAAALCHITQPTLSMRLRNLEDELDLVLVKRGQRFEGFTEAGERILAWARTLLAAHDGLQAEAASCRGQVVGSLRLGTVPLASFNPMALLMPLREKYPELHFQLSSLSSEQVIDGLSRNQLDLGICYLDQVNTSFFEVIELSTTTMGLLHDTRHFQFEAESLRWDDLGELPLGLLSKGMHYRQSLDLSFRSRGLEPNAVLESDSTFQLIQAINTGVCCAIMPLDCGLEELSQHMRIIPVQDASIHSPVGLLLRRSEPRSAIAEQCFDEAKALFQPS from the coding sequence ATGGACATCAAACAGCTCAAGTTCCTCATCGCCCTCGACCAGACCCGCCACTTCGGCCAGGCCGCCGCGCTGTGCCACATCACCCAGCCGACCCTGTCCATGCGCCTGCGCAACCTTGAGGACGAGCTCGACCTGGTACTGGTCAAGCGCGGCCAGCGCTTCGAAGGCTTCACCGAGGCCGGCGAGCGCATCCTGGCCTGGGCCCGCACCCTGCTCGCCGCCCACGACGGCCTGCAGGCCGAGGCCGCCAGCTGTCGCGGCCAGGTAGTCGGCAGCCTGCGCCTGGGCACCGTGCCGCTGGCCAGCTTCAACCCGATGGCACTGCTGATGCCGCTGCGCGAAAAGTACCCCGAGCTGCATTTCCAGCTGTCGTCGCTGAGTTCCGAACAGGTCATCGACGGCCTGAGCCGCAACCAGCTCGACCTCGGCATCTGCTACCTCGACCAGGTCAACACCAGTTTCTTCGAGGTCATCGAGCTGAGCACCACCACCATGGGCCTGCTGCACGACACCCGGCATTTCCAGTTCGAGGCCGAGTCCCTGCGCTGGGACGACCTCGGCGAGCTGCCGCTGGGCCTGCTGAGCAAAGGCATGCACTATCGCCAGTCGCTGGACCTGAGCTTCCGCAGCCGTGGCCTTGAACCCAACGCGGTGCTCGAGAGCGACTCGACCTTCCAGCTGATCCAGGCGATCAACACCGGCGTGTGCTGCGCGATCATGCCCCTCGATTGCGGGCTGGAGGAGTTGAGCCAGCACATGCGCATCATCCCGGTGCAGGACGCCAGCATCCACAGCCCGGTCGGCCTGCTGCTGCGCCGCAGCGAACCACGTTCGGCGATCGCCGAGCAGTGCTTCGACGAAGCTAAGGCACTGTTTCAGCCTTCCTGA
- a CDS encoding AraC family transcriptional regulator, with protein MTVNALATLHQHLDQHRPESLEALLAGAVWLLPMLDVIANAAIFIKDDQARYVLANRTLVQRCGLRQLQPLLGKTSAEVFPARLGPGYTEQDRRVLEQGLVLEDQLELHLYGSREPGWCLTHKRPLYDRGGRIIGLVGISIDLQSAADTHPAYQRLAAVDGHIRAHFHQPISMGELTRIAGISVAQLERYCKKVFHLTPRQMIHKARLEHAHRLLHSDLPIIEVALRCGYTDHSAFSRQFRQLTGFTPRQYRQATAQEG; from the coding sequence ATGACCGTGAACGCCCTGGCAACCCTGCACCAACACCTCGACCAGCACCGCCCCGAGTCGCTGGAGGCCTTGCTGGCCGGTGCGGTATGGCTGCTGCCGATGCTCGACGTCATCGCCAACGCGGCGATATTCATCAAGGACGACCAGGCCCGCTACGTGCTGGCCAACCGCACCCTGGTGCAGCGCTGCGGCCTGCGTCAGTTGCAGCCGCTGCTGGGCAAGACCAGCGCCGAGGTGTTTCCGGCACGCCTGGGCCCCGGCTACACCGAGCAGGACCGACGCGTGCTGGAACAGGGCCTGGTGCTGGAGGACCAGCTCGAGTTGCACCTGTACGGCAGCCGTGAACCGGGCTGGTGCCTGACCCACAAGCGTCCGCTGTACGATCGGGGCGGTCGTATCATCGGCCTGGTGGGGATTTCCATCGACCTGCAGTCAGCCGCCGACACCCACCCGGCCTACCAGCGCCTGGCCGCCGTGGACGGGCATATCCGCGCGCACTTCCACCAGCCGATCAGCATGGGCGAGCTGACCCGCATCGCCGGCATCTCGGTGGCGCAGCTGGAGCGCTATTGCAAGAAGGTCTTCCATCTCACGCCGCGGCAGATGATCCACAAGGCGCGCCTGGAACACGCCCATCGGCTGTTGCACAGCGACCTGCCGATCATCGAGGTGGCCCTGCGCTGCGGCTACACCGATCACAGCGCCTTCAGCCGGCAGTTCAGGCAACTGACCGGCTTCACCCCGCGGCAGTACCGCCAGGCGACGGCTCAGGAAGGCTGA
- a CDS encoding APC family permease, giving the protein MSGKFKKQLSLLDLTFIGLGAIFGSGWLFAASHVSAIAGPAGILSWFLGGFAVLLLGIVYCELGAALPRAGGVVRYPVYSHGPLLGYLMGFITLIAFSSLIAIEVVASRQYAAAWFPALTKTGSSDPTVLGWLVQFALLGLFFLLNYRSVKTFAKANNLVSVFKFIVPLLVIGVLFTFFKPENFEVQGFAPFGLSGVEMAVSAGGIIFAYLGLTPIISVASEVKNPQRTIPIALILSVLLSTAIYALLQLAFLGSVPTEMLANGWAGISKELALPYRDIALALGVGWLAYLVVADAVISPSGCGNIYMNATPRVVYGWAQTGTFFKYFTRIDEQSGIPRPALWLTFALAVFWTLPFPSWEALINVVSAALVLSYAVAPVSVAALRRNAPNMARPFRVKGMGVLGPLSFIIAALIVYWSGWNTVSWLLALQIVMFVLYLLCRRFVPTEHLPLGQQVRSSAWLIGFYAVTILLSWLGSFGGLGVIGHPFDTLVVAGAALGIYYWGAATGVPAHLVRLDGDDESEAATPAPGTHSPAALAS; this is encoded by the coding sequence ATGTCAGGCAAATTCAAGAAACAGCTCTCCCTGCTGGACCTCACCTTCATCGGCCTGGGCGCGATCTTCGGCTCCGGCTGGCTGTTCGCCGCCAGCCACGTCTCGGCCATCGCCGGTCCGGCCGGCATCCTCTCCTGGTTCCTCGGCGGCTTCGCCGTGCTGTTGCTGGGCATCGTCTACTGCGAGCTCGGCGCCGCCCTGCCGCGGGCCGGTGGCGTGGTGCGCTACCCGGTGTACTCCCACGGGCCGTTGCTGGGCTACCTGATGGGCTTCATCACCCTGATCGCCTTCTCCAGCCTGATCGCCATCGAGGTGGTCGCCTCGCGCCAGTACGCCGCGGCCTGGTTCCCGGCCTTGACCAAGACCGGCTCCAGCGATCCGACGGTGCTCGGCTGGCTGGTGCAGTTCGCCCTGCTCGGGCTGTTCTTCCTGCTCAACTACCGCAGCGTGAAGACCTTCGCCAAGGCCAACAACCTGGTCAGCGTGTTCAAGTTCATCGTGCCGCTGCTGGTGATCGGCGTGCTGTTCACCTTCTTCAAACCGGAGAACTTCGAAGTCCAGGGCTTCGCCCCGTTCGGTCTATCCGGGGTGGAAATGGCGGTGTCGGCGGGTGGGATCATCTTCGCCTACCTGGGCCTGACGCCGATCATCTCGGTGGCCAGTGAAGTGAAGAACCCGCAGCGCACCATCCCTATTGCGCTGATCCTCTCGGTGCTGCTGTCCACCGCCATCTATGCGCTGCTGCAACTGGCCTTCCTCGGCAGCGTGCCGACCGAAATGCTCGCCAACGGCTGGGCTGGGATCTCCAAGGAACTGGCCCTGCCCTACCGTGACATCGCCCTCGCCCTGGGAGTGGGTTGGCTGGCCTACCTGGTGGTGGCCGATGCGGTGATCTCCCCCAGCGGCTGCGGCAACATCTACATGAACGCCACCCCGCGTGTGGTCTATGGCTGGGCGCAGACCGGCACCTTCTTCAAGTACTTCACCCGCATCGACGAGCAGTCCGGCATTCCGCGCCCGGCGCTGTGGCTGACCTTCGCCCTGGCGGTGTTCTGGACCTTGCCGTTCCCTTCCTGGGAAGCGCTGATCAACGTGGTCTCCGCCGCCCTGGTGCTCAGCTATGCCGTGGCCCCGGTGTCGGTCGCCGCCCTGCGTCGCAACGCCCCGAACATGGCCCGCCCGTTCCGGGTCAAGGGCATGGGCGTGCTCGGCCCGCTGTCGTTCATCATCGCCGCGCTGATCGTCTATTGGTCGGGCTGGAACACCGTGTCCTGGCTGCTGGCCCTGCAGATCGTGATGTTCGTGCTGTACCTGCTGTGCCGCCGCTTCGTGCCCACCGAACACCTGCCCCTGGGCCAGCAGGTGCGCTCGTCAGCCTGGCTGATCGGCTTCTACGCCGTGACCATCCTGCTCTCCTGGCTGGGCAGCTTCGGCGGCCTGGGGGTGATCGGCCATCCCTTCGACACCCTGGTCGTGGCTGGCGCCGCGCTGGGCATCTACTACTGGGGTGCCGCCACCGGCGTGCCGGCCCATCTGGTACGGCTGGATGGCGACGACGAGAGCGAGGCCGCCACACCAGCCCCTGGCACGCATTCCCCTGCCGCGCTGGCCTCCTGA
- a CDS encoding 4-hydroxyproline epimerase encodes MKQIHVIDSHTGGEPTRLVMKGFPALTGRTLAEQRDELRELHDHWRRACLLEPRGNDVLVGALYCPPVSEDAICGVIFFNNAGYLNMCGHGTIGLVASLAHLGRIQPGEHKIDTPVGPVSANLHADGAITIGNVPSYRYRQQVAVHVPGHGLVHGDIAWGGNWFFLVSEHGQRIELDNRDALSDYTWALLKALEAQGITGEHGAPIDHVELFADDAHADSRNFVMCPGKAYDRSPCGTGTSAKLACLAADGKLAEGQVWVQASITGSQFQGRFERDGERIRPFITGRAHMTADSTLLIDEQDPFAWGI; translated from the coding sequence ATGAAACAGATCCACGTCATCGACTCCCACACCGGCGGCGAACCCACCCGCCTGGTGATGAAGGGCTTTCCCGCCCTGACCGGCCGGACCCTGGCCGAGCAGCGCGACGAACTGCGCGAACTGCACGATCACTGGCGTCGCGCCTGCCTGCTGGAACCACGCGGCAACGATGTGCTGGTGGGCGCGCTGTACTGCCCGCCAGTGTCCGAGGATGCCATCTGCGGGGTGATCTTCTTCAACAACGCCGGCTACCTGAACATGTGTGGCCACGGCACCATCGGCCTGGTCGCCTCGCTGGCGCACCTGGGCCGGATCCAGCCCGGCGAGCACAAGATCGACACCCCGGTCGGCCCGGTCAGCGCCAACTTGCACGCCGACGGTGCCATCACCATCGGCAACGTGCCGTCCTACCGCTACCGCCAACAGGTGGCGGTGCACGTGCCGGGGCATGGCCTGGTGCACGGCGACATCGCCTGGGGCGGCAACTGGTTCTTCCTGGTCAGCGAGCATGGCCAGCGCATCGAACTGGATAACCGCGACGCCCTCAGCGACTACACCTGGGCCCTGCTCAAGGCCCTCGAAGCCCAGGGCATCACTGGCGAGCACGGCGCGCCGATCGACCATGTCGAGCTGTTCGCCGACGACGCCCATGCCGATAGCCGCAACTTCGTCATGTGCCCCGGCAAGGCCTACGACCGCTCGCCCTGCGGCACCGGCACCAGCGCCAAGCTCGCCTGCCTGGCCGCCGACGGCAAGCTCGCCGAAGGCCAGGTCTGGGTCCAGGCCAGCATCACCGGCAGCCAGTTCCAGGGCCGCTTCGAGCGCGACGGCGAACGCATCCGCCCGTTCATCACCGGCCGCGCCCATATGACCGCCGACAGCACCCTGCTGATCGACGAACAGGACCCCTTTGCCTGGGGCATCTGA
- a CDS encoding dihydrodipicolinate synthase family protein yields the protein MTNNIFTGTMPALMTPCTAARKPDFDALVRKGRELIEAGMSAVVYCGSMGDWPLLTEAERQEGVARLVAAGIPTIVGTGAVNTREAVSHAAHAAKVGAAGLMVIPRVLSRGASLIAQKHHFSAILAAAPHLPAVIYNSPYYGFATRADLFFELRREYPNLIGFKEFGGGADLRYAAEHITSQDNDVTLMVGVDTQVVHGFVNCAATGAITGIGNALPREVLQLVSLSKQAAKGDARARRLARELEAALAVLSSFDEGCDLVLYYKHLMVLNGDTEYSLHFNETDVLTDAQRNYATQQYALFRSWYASWSAEQNMA from the coding sequence ATGACCAACAACATCTTCACCGGCACCATGCCCGCCCTGATGACCCCCTGCACCGCCGCGCGCAAACCGGACTTCGACGCCCTGGTGCGCAAGGGCCGCGAGCTGATCGAGGCCGGCATGAGCGCGGTGGTGTACTGCGGCTCGATGGGCGACTGGCCGCTGCTGACCGAGGCCGAGCGCCAGGAGGGCGTGGCGCGCCTGGTGGCCGCCGGCATCCCGACCATCGTCGGCACTGGCGCGGTGAACACCCGCGAAGCCGTGTCCCACGCCGCCCATGCGGCCAAGGTCGGTGCCGCCGGGCTGATGGTGATCCCCCGGGTACTGTCCCGCGGCGCCTCGCTGATCGCCCAGAAGCACCACTTCTCGGCCATTCTCGCTGCCGCGCCGCACCTGCCGGCGGTGATCTACAACAGCCCCTACTACGGCTTCGCCACCCGCGCCGACCTGTTCTTCGAACTGCGCCGCGAGTACCCGAACCTGATCGGCTTCAAGGAGTTCGGCGGTGGCGCCGACCTGCGCTACGCCGCCGAGCACATCACCTCCCAGGACAACGACGTGACCCTGATGGTCGGCGTCGATACCCAGGTGGTGCATGGTTTCGTCAACTGCGCCGCCACTGGCGCCATCACCGGCATCGGCAATGCCCTGCCACGGGAAGTGCTGCAACTGGTGAGCCTGAGCAAGCAGGCGGCCAAGGGCGACGCCCGTGCCCGCCGCCTGGCGCGTGAGCTGGAGGCCGCGCTGGCGGTGCTGTCGTCGTTCGATGAAGGCTGCGACCTGGTGCTGTACTACAAGCACCTGATGGTGCTCAACGGCGACACCGAGTACAGCCTGCACTTCAATGAAACCGACGTACTCACCGATGCCCAGCGCAACTATGCCACGCAGCAGTACGCGCTGTTCCGCAGCTGGTATGCCAGCTGGTCGGCCGAGCAGAACATGGCCTGA